In Streptomyces sp. NBC_00344, the genomic window CCGGGAGCGGATGTCGTCGAGCCCGGTGGGCTCGTCCGCGGCCAGCGGGGACGCTACGGCGGCCAGTTCGTCCAGGATTTCTCCAGCGATGCGACGCAGCTCGGGGTCGGCGGGCCCGGGCGACGCACCGGCCCGCCCGGGGGCCGGATGGCCTCCGGCGGCCGTCCAGCGGCGCTCCGCCTCCGTCGTGTCACGCCCGTCCTGCGCGGCCTGGCGCAGTTCGTGGCCCACCAGATCCTCGGGCTGCACCCAGGTCAGCCGCAGCGGGCCGCCCGCACCGGGGGCCGTCATCGGGCACCCGCGATGGCACCGAAGAACTCCTCGTGCTCGCGGCGGCGTTCCAGGTCGCGTGCGAACACCTCGCGGGTGACGGTGGCGAGGGCGGTGGCCGGCGCGTGCAGATCGAGACGGCTGGCGGTGGCCACGTCCGCCGCCCACTCGGTCGGTACCGCGTCCTCGCCGTGCAGCGCACCGATGATCGCGCCGCTCATGGTCGCGATGGAGTCGCAGTCGCGGCCGTAGTTGACCGAGCCGAGCACGCTCTCACGGAAGTCGCCGCGGCCCGCCAGCAGCATGCCGAGCGCCACCGGCAGCTCCTCGATGGAGTGCAGTCGCGAGGGCCGCCGGGCGCCGAGCGAGGGCTTGCGGTACTCGGGGCCCACCGTGTCGAACGGGGCCACCGCTTCACGCAGCGGCTTCAGGGCCGACTCGAATCCCTCGTGCCGCGCGGCGACTTCGCAGACCGCCTCTATCGCGTCCCGGGTGCCGTCCTTCGCCAGCGCCAGCGCATCCGCCACGACGGAGCCGGGGGTCGCACCCGGCTTGCAGGCCGCGGCGACCGCCGCGGCGAAGACCGCCGCCGCCTCCCGTCCGTAACTGGACTGGTGGGCACCGGCGATGTCGAGAGCCTCGGCGTAGGCGTTCGCCGGGCTGCCCGCGTTGACCAGGCCGACCGGCGCCATGTACATCGCCGCACCGCAGTTCACGATGTTGCCGACACCCGCCTCACGCGGATCGATGTGCCCGTAGTGCAGCCGCGCGACGATCCATTTCTCGGCCAGGAAAATCCGCTGCAACGGCAGTGCCTCGGCCTCGAGTTCGGGAATCCAGCGGGGTGTTCCCATCAGGTCCGGCACCAGATGATCGGCCACCGCGTAGGCGTCCAGGTGGTCGCGCACCGTTTCGTACACGCGGATCAGCGCGTGCGTCATCAAGGTGTCGTCGGTGACATGGCCGTCGCCCTTGTGGTACGGCGCGATCGGGCGGGCGGTCCGCCACGCGTCCTTGTAGAAGGGCTCCACGATGCCCTGGACCCGGCCACCGTGCCGCTCGCTGATCGCCTCGGGCGTCCAGCCCTCCACCGGGCCGCCCAGGGCGTCCCCGACTGCCGCGCCGATCAGGGCGCCGGTGGTGCGGTCCTCCAGGGAGTGGTTGGGGACGGTCATGATCGGGTTCCTTCCGGCGAAGCTGGCAGACGAACGGAGAGATGTGAGGAGAGCTCGGCGGCGACCTCGACGAGGTCGGTGCCGGCGAGTTGGGGCAGGGCGCAGCCGACCAGAGTGCGGCAGCTGTCCCGCCAGGTGGCCGGCAGCGCACCGGCCCCCGACACCGCGCCGGTGAGGGCGCCCGCCAGGGCAGGCGCGGAGTCGGCGACCCGCGAGAGGCAGGCGGCGGCGGGCACCGCTTCGGCCAGGGAGCCACCGGCCGCGAGAGCCATCGCCAGCGCGACGGGGACCGTCTCGGCCGCGGCGATCCCGTAGCTGTAGACATGGTCGACGATCTCGTGTTCCAGCACCGGGACCAGCTCGAACGCGCTGCCCGGCTGACCCGGTCTGGCAGCCGTCGCGGTGCGCGCCAGCGCCACCGCGTGCACGGCGTTGCGCCGGATCTCGCTGCCCTCCGGGAGCTGGGCCAGCGCCTCGTCCACACAGCTCTCCACTGACCCGCCGCCGAGAGCCGCGGAGACCGCCGCCGCCATCGCGCGGGCGCCGTGCACCCCGTCGCCGTCCTGGGTGTACCGGGCGTCGAACTCGGCGAGA contains:
- a CDS encoding ADP-ribosylglycohydrolase family protein, whose translation is MTVPNHSLEDRTTGALIGAAVGDALGGPVEGWTPEAISERHGGRVQGIVEPFYKDAWRTARPIAPYHKGDGHVTDDTLMTHALIRVYETVRDHLDAYAVADHLVPDLMGTPRWIPELEAEALPLQRIFLAEKWIVARLHYGHIDPREAGVGNIVNCGAAMYMAPVGLVNAGSPANAYAEALDIAGAHQSSYGREAAAVFAAAVAAACKPGATPGSVVADALALAKDGTRDAIEAVCEVAARHEGFESALKPLREAVAPFDTVGPEYRKPSLGARRPSRLHSIEELPVALGMLLAGRGDFRESVLGSVNYGRDCDSIATMSGAIIGALHGEDAVPTEWAADVATASRLDLHAPATALATVTREVFARDLERRREHEEFFGAIAGAR